Part of the Chitinispirillales bacterium ANBcel5 genome is shown below.
TGCTCCTTATGATGCTTCACCCATCGGTAAGCTTCAATGAATTTGAAGAGATTATGTATCTGGGCTACCGAATTGATGATACTCTAACGGTGGTAAGTGAACTTTATCCCGATGTCCGGATAAACCGCACCGGTCTGATGATGATGCAGATTGATGAAAATAACGCTCTCGCAGAAGACTTCGCCTGGCCCAGTGTTATTGCGTTAGGATTAATTCTGATTCTTCTTATTGGTGCATTTAAGGACTGGAAACATCCGTTGTTTGCTGTTATAACGCTAATGGTTGGAATACTATGGACAGCAGGTATTCTGGCCAGCGTCTTTCGGTATCTCAATATTATGTCTGCTGGCTTTGGGATAGTGCTTGTTGGGCTTGGGATCGACTTTGGCATACATTTTATTTCAGGTTTTCGCGACGGACGAGAACAGGGCATGTCGGTTAGCGAATCGCTGAAGTTTATGTATAATCGTGTAGGCGCCGGAGTTATAACTGGAGCGCTTACTACTGCCATAGTGTTCTTCTGTCTGCAATTTACACGCTTTGAGGCATATTCACAGTTAGGTATCTCAACCGGCATTGGGATCATAGCGGTTCTTTTGGTACAGATGATTATGCTTCCTGCTCTGATTGTATGGGACAATAAAGGATATTCACTCAGTGCTACTATCCTACGGAAGCTACGCTTAGGTTTTCTGGTGAATGCGTGGAAATGTATGTGGGGCGCTGTCTTTTGCTTCTTTACTTTGCCTGTTTTTACCTGGATCTGTCGTCCGCTGCGGTTTAGGTTTCTTGCGACTTCGGGCACAATACTGGGAAAAGTTCCGGTCGCGATAATGGTTCTTATAGTATCAGCTGTGCTTATCGTTTTTTCTGTTCGTGCAGGTTTCAATATGGAATGGGAATATGACTTTATGAAGCTTCAACCCGCGGGGACACCCAGTCAAATTACACAAAACAATATTCTGGAAAAATTTGAATTCTCTCCCGATTATGCTATGGTAAAAGCAGGGGATCTCGATGAGTGCCGAAGCCTTGTGGAAGAGTTTCGAAAAATTGGTGACCGCACGGGCCTTATAGCTTCTGTTGATGCGATAACCGAATTTATTCCCGAAGAATCGGCGCAGTTGAAAAACGCGGAGCTGATTGATTCATTCAGAGTAAATCTACTAGCGGCGGAAGTAAATGATATGAATCACAACGATGTTGAGCTACTTGAAAATGAACTCCTCCGTTTGCATCAAAACATAGTAGAAATAGGTGAAATGTCTGTTTTATCCCTTGGGGAAGATAATAAAATAGTGCGTAAATGTGATCAGATCGCAGGGGCAATGGATGAAGACAGTTATGTGTTGGCTCTTTCTGAAAGAATAATAGCTTCCGCGGATGACCTTTCGGTCCTTAACAGCTTTCAGAAAAGCTCATCTGAAATAATCAGGGAAAAGTTACTTTCCATGTCCAACACAGATCTTATATCATTTGAAACTATTCCCGAAAGCATTCGGGAACGCTATGTAAACCCCAATAACAACGATCTGTTAATAAAC
Proteins encoded:
- a CDS encoding MMPL family transporter, translating into MKLRDRFFETLSNVVTHHAGTVLLTCVILTIVLLASATRLGIKTQFADMMPDDIPMIQEYMEIIEDYSSDATVMITIENDQLNLDRMQEVAQDLAARLSTIHLLQPKEDQSLTLGQRFALFQGQFPSNIDYDTLNLVRRIDYKIDREFISSHGMMAQETKDLENMLTMYSSLSLTNLIQNINDNFEKEFIDDSDNITTLNGEEQAVQGLEGISRFLESIDIYLEQRDSVAVAGAIADFITGPQYMISSDNSMLLMMLHPSVSFNEFEEIMYLGYRIDDTLTVVSELYPDVRINRTGLMMMQIDENNALAEDFAWPSVIALGLILILLIGAFKDWKHPLFAVITLMVGILWTAGILASVFRYLNIMSAGFGIVLVGLGIDFGIHFISGFRDGREQGMSVSESLKFMYNRVGAGVITGALTTAIVFFCLQFTRFEAYSQLGISTGIGIIAVLLVQMIMLPALIVWDNKGYSLSATILRKLRLGFLVNAWKCMWGAVFCFFTLPVFTWICRPLRFRFLATSGTILGKVPVAIMVLIVSAVLIVFSVRAGFNMEWEYDFMKLQPAGTPSQITQNNILEKFEFSPDYAMVKAGDLDECRSLVEEFRKIGDRTGLIASVDAITEFIPEESAQLKNAELIDSFRVNLLAAEVNDMNHNDVELLENELLRLHQNIVEIGEMSVLSLGEDNKIVRKCDQIAGAMDEDSYVLALSERIIASADDLSVLNSFQKSSSEIIREKLLSMSNTDLISFETIPESIRERYVNPNNNDLLINIFPRGYIWEEQRLQTFNDYTSRVSERTTGMPAIIQLMMDLMAEKGRDAVIIGSIAILLFLLIDFRSLKFTLLASVPLAVGAVFMVGMMAVTGMKLSIMNFVALPLIIGIGIDDGVHMLHRYRIEGRASVPLVLKTTGRAILLTSLTTMIGFGSMGLASHVGIAMFGLTLFYGVAACFISSAYVLPAVITIGESLSTKKPGKNKTITNDSVPERRKECI